In Paenibacillus kyungheensis, the following are encoded in one genomic region:
- a CDS encoding pyridoxal-phosphate-dependent aminotransferase family protein, whose product MKRYKDLSPPPRTIMTPGPVEVDPRVLRAMSMPILGQFDPAFTDIMNETMEMLRELYMTTNQWAFPVDGTSRSGLEAVMVSLIEPGDKVLVPIYGRFGHLLTEIAERCGAEVETIETEWGTVFDPEVVKQAIVQYQPTIVAMVHGETSTGCMQPLSEIGHFCREHDVLFVVDAVATIGGVPFYTDEWKVDAVMGGTQKCLSVPSGMAPITYNDRVERKILGRKSIERGLRTANDLPLAGMSGHNRIASNYFDLAQLQDYWSPKRLNHHTEATTMLYGLREGLRILLEEGLEARFARHAENGAAIVAGIRGMGLELFGDDSARLPVVTCIQIPAGVDGESVRSMLLHDFGIEIASSFGPLQGKIWRIGSMGYSSSRKNVLHVLGALEAVLIHHGVKLPAGQGVQAALGVYAGQKEVTYQ is encoded by the coding sequence ATGAAGCGTTATAAAGACTTATCTCCACCCCCGCGCACGATTATGACACCCGGTCCTGTTGAAGTGGACCCACGTGTATTGCGAGCGATGTCGATGCCTATTTTGGGGCAATTTGATCCTGCTTTTACCGATATTATGAATGAAACGATGGAAATGTTACGCGAATTGTATATGACTACTAATCAATGGGCTTTTCCTGTCGATGGTACTTCACGTTCAGGGCTTGAAGCAGTGATGGTTAGCTTAATCGAACCGGGTGATAAAGTGCTGGTTCCAATCTACGGACGATTTGGACATTTACTAACTGAAATTGCTGAGCGTTGCGGTGCAGAGGTTGAGACTATTGAGACGGAATGGGGAACTGTATTTGATCCTGAAGTCGTAAAGCAAGCGATTGTCCAATATCAACCGACCATTGTAGCGATGGTACATGGTGAAACATCTACAGGATGTATGCAACCTTTATCTGAAATAGGACATTTTTGTCGAGAACATGATGTGTTATTTGTCGTAGATGCTGTAGCTACAATTGGTGGGGTTCCTTTTTATACCGATGAATGGAAAGTCGATGCAGTGATGGGTGGTACTCAGAAATGTCTGTCTGTTCCTTCAGGCATGGCACCGATTACGTATAATGATCGAGTAGAACGTAAGATTCTAGGACGTAAAAGTATCGAGCGTGGACTTCGGACTGCAAATGATCTTCCGTTAGCAGGTATGTCCGGTCATAATCGTATCGCCAGTAATTATTTTGATCTGGCACAATTGCAAGATTATTGGAGCCCTAAGCGACTTAATCATCATACAGAAGCTACCACGATGTTATATGGATTACGTGAAGGGTTGCGTATTTTGTTAGAAGAAGGTCTGGAAGCACGGTTTGCCCGTCATGCAGAAAATGGAGCAGCGATTGTAGCTGGTATCCGCGGAATGGGATTAGAATTATTCGGAGATGATAGTGCAAGATTGCCTGTTGTTACTTGTATCCAAATTCCAGCAGGTGTAGATGGCGAAAGTGTACGTTCGATGTTGCTTCATGATTTTGGGATTGAGATCGCCAGTTCTTTTGGTCCATTACAAGGTAAAATCTGGCGGATCGGTAGTATGGGATATAGCAGTAGTCGCAAAAATGTACTTCATGTTTTAGGCGCTCTGGAAGCAGTATTAATCCACCATGGTGTGAAATTACCGGCAGGACAAGGTGTGCAAGCGGCACTTGGTGTGTATGCTGGTCAGAAAGAGGTGACGTACCAGTGA
- the ggt gene encoding gamma-glutamyltransferase, with translation MNIMPQSRRGMVAAPHYLASQTGAFILQSGGNAFDAAVAVSAVLGVVYPHMTGPGGDAFFLIHDGHTGKIEGYNGSGRSAAKATPEWYTKQGYTTIPSRGPLAAVTVPGMVDAWEAVWKKYGRLPWAEIIAPAVRYAEEGFPASPSLARWIMRDLEWIQQDTHLRSVFCPNGIPLVEGDIVIQTKLAQTLRLIGEQGSACFYNGSIGQMIGEATERDGSVLTKEDLAAHQGEWVEPVSTTYRGHRVYQMPPNTQGFSVLMMLNILENVDLSSIARFSPEFYHLVVETVKKAFQDRDRYLTDPAFRDIPIEQLLSKDYAKKLWYDMQYHPQASPHLSPAMGQDTAYAAVTDDEGNTVSFIQSLYFDFGSAYVPGDSGVILQNRGSFFSLDDRAPNVLEPRKRTFHTLMPGMVTKNGKPYLLLGTQGGEGQPQTQLSILTGVIDYQLTIQQAIGLPRWLYGRTWGDMSDTLKIESRSYEDIYSRLEAYGHIVEPIRDYDAVMGEAQGIMINEQGVFSGAADPRSDGIAIGI, from the coding sequence GTGAACATTATGCCCCAATCGCGTAGAGGAATGGTTGCAGCACCGCATTATTTAGCAAGTCAGACAGGTGCCTTTATTTTGCAGTCCGGTGGCAATGCATTCGATGCTGCGGTTGCGGTAAGTGCTGTACTGGGTGTCGTCTATCCTCATATGACAGGGCCTGGTGGAGATGCTTTTTTTCTAATTCATGATGGTCATACAGGCAAGATTGAAGGATATAATGGAAGTGGGCGTTCTGCTGCCAAAGCAACCCCTGAATGGTATACCAAGCAAGGGTATACGACTATTCCAAGTCGTGGCCCTTTAGCGGCTGTAACTGTTCCGGGTATGGTAGATGCCTGGGAAGCAGTCTGGAAAAAGTATGGACGGTTGCCATGGGCTGAGATTATCGCTCCGGCGGTTCGATACGCAGAAGAAGGCTTTCCAGCTTCACCAAGTCTAGCACGCTGGATTATGCGTGATCTGGAATGGATTCAGCAAGATACTCATCTTCGATCAGTATTTTGCCCTAATGGTATTCCGTTAGTAGAAGGCGATATTGTTATTCAGACTAAGCTTGCTCAGACGCTACGTTTGATTGGCGAACAAGGAAGTGCATGTTTTTACAATGGATCTATCGGACAGATGATCGGTGAAGCGACAGAACGAGATGGTAGTGTATTAACGAAGGAAGATCTGGCAGCACATCAAGGAGAATGGGTAGAACCTGTATCGACCACATATCGAGGACACCGGGTATATCAAATGCCACCGAATACACAGGGATTCTCGGTATTGATGATGCTTAATATTTTGGAAAATGTTGATTTGTCGTCTATTGCTCGCTTTTCGCCTGAATTTTATCATCTGGTAGTAGAAACCGTGAAAAAAGCTTTTCAAGATCGAGATCGTTATTTAACCGATCCTGCTTTTCGAGATATTCCTATAGAACAATTATTATCCAAAGACTATGCCAAAAAATTATGGTATGACATGCAATATCATCCTCAAGCGTCTCCACATCTTTCACCTGCAATGGGTCAGGATACAGCTTATGCGGCTGTAACTGATGATGAAGGCAATACAGTTTCGTTTATTCAAAGTCTTTACTTTGATTTTGGATCTGCTTATGTGCCGGGGGATAGTGGTGTTATTTTGCAAAATCGAGGTTCATTCTTTTCACTCGATGATCGGGCGCCTAATGTATTGGAACCACGTAAACGTACTTTCCATACATTAATGCCAGGAATGGTAACAAAAAATGGTAAACCTTATCTGCTTTTAGGAACGCAAGGTGGAGAAGGACAACCTCAGACCCAATTATCTATTTTGACCGGTGTGATTGATTATCAATTAACGATCCAGCAGGCGATTGGATTGCCACGATGGTTGTATGGACGGACATGGGGCGATATGAGCGATACGTTAAAAATCGAAAGCCGTTCATATGAAGATATTTATTCACGCTTAGAAGCTTACGGGCATATCGTAGAACCAATTCGTGATTATGATGCAGTAATGGGTGAAGCGCAAGGAATTATGATTAATGAACAAGGTGTATTTAGCGGTGCGGCTGATCCTC